In Nocardia asteroides, the following proteins share a genomic window:
- a CDS encoding PucR family transcriptional regulator, whose translation MPDEATTLGELLIALDHTVATLVDAPAGESVPLRAVALAEPADLRDQLDADGPLPEVYLLVGDDTEATLRWLHGLAGRTPAQRPRVLMTKSANDSPAVRAAAHAAGIALVHVHRQARWDQVFGLVRRMLARSPGQRAAAGEHDLLAPDTDLFGLAQVVARETGGMVSIEDPHSHVLAYSASDAAADRLRIQSILGREGPADYLRILREWGVFDRVRRSDEVVDVPEHPELDIRRRLVVGIRRGDPARMLGTIWLQQGDRPLRPDAAQVLRGASAVAARIIARGLDAPSTEALLVRRLFGAHGDGVDVPSVAAALNLPTTGPAAVIGFARVGPDPGPVPSSGLIRLHASAFRDDSVTEAIGDRVYVLLPSYHSERGVGSWARELVAQLEQARGLLVRAAVAAPVAGLTAVAGARAEVDRVLDSPAAASGSRVATLAEARTAVLLAEIVDLVRARPDLHDPRLAALDAYDREHSAQLRVSVREYLRVHGEVSVAAAALRVHPNTLRYRLRRVETVLGIDLGDPADRLLLELQLAAIPIAQP comes from the coding sequence ATGCCGGACGAGGCGACCACCCTCGGGGAACTGCTCATCGCCCTCGATCACACCGTCGCCACGCTGGTCGACGCACCCGCGGGGGAGTCGGTGCCGCTGCGCGCCGTGGCCCTGGCCGAACCCGCCGACCTACGCGACCAGCTCGATGCCGACGGGCCGCTGCCGGAGGTCTATCTGCTGGTCGGCGACGACACCGAGGCGACCCTGCGATGGCTGCACGGTCTGGCCGGCCGCACCCCCGCGCAGCGGCCCCGGGTCCTGATGACCAAGAGCGCCAACGACTCTCCCGCGGTCCGGGCCGCCGCGCACGCCGCGGGCATCGCCCTGGTGCATGTGCACCGGCAGGCCCGCTGGGACCAGGTGTTCGGGCTGGTGCGCCGGATGCTGGCGCGCTCACCCGGTCAGCGGGCGGCGGCGGGGGAGCACGATCTGCTGGCCCCGGACACCGACCTGTTCGGTCTGGCGCAGGTCGTCGCCAGGGAAACCGGGGGGATGGTGTCCATCGAGGATCCGCACTCGCACGTGCTCGCGTACTCCGCCTCCGATGCCGCCGCCGACCGGCTGCGCATCCAGTCGATCCTGGGCCGCGAGGGCCCGGCCGACTATCTGCGGATCCTGCGCGAGTGGGGAGTGTTCGACCGGGTGCGGCGCAGCGACGAGGTCGTCGACGTGCCCGAACATCCCGAACTCGACATCCGCCGCAGGCTCGTCGTCGGCATCCGCCGCGGTGACCCGGCCCGGATGCTGGGCACCATCTGGCTGCAGCAGGGCGACCGGCCGCTGCGGCCCGACGCCGCCCAGGTGCTGCGCGGCGCCTCGGCGGTCGCGGCCAGGATCATCGCGCGTGGCCTGGACGCGCCTTCCACCGAGGCGCTGCTGGTGCGCCGGTTGTTCGGGGCGCACGGCGACGGCGTCGACGTCCCCTCGGTGGCCGCGGCGCTGAACCTGCCCACCACCGGACCCGCGGCGGTGATCGGGTTCGCGCGGGTCGGCCCGGATCCCGGCCCCGTGCCTTCCAGTGGTCTGATCCGGTTGCACGCCAGCGCTTTCCGGGACGATTCGGTCACCGAGGCGATCGGCGATCGGGTGTATGTCCTGCTCCCGTCGTATCACTCCGAGCGCGGTGTGGGCTCCTGGGCGCGCGAGCTCGTCGCCCAGCTGGAGCAGGCGCGCGGCCTGCTGGTGCGCGCCGCGGTCGCGGCCCCGGTGGCGGGCCTGACCGCGGTGGCGGGCGCCCGCGCCGAGGTCGACCGGGTGCTCGACAGCCCGGCCGCCGCGTCGGGCAGCCGGGTCGCGACCCTGGCCGAGGCGCGGACCGCGGTGCTGCTGGCCGAGATCGTCGACCTCGTCCGCGCCCGCCCCGACCTGCACGATCCCCGGCTCGCCGCCCTCGACGCCTACGACCGCGAACACTCCGCGCAGCTGCGGGTGTCGGTGCGCGAATACCTGCGCGTCCACGGTGAGGTGAGCGTGGCCGCGGCCGCCTTGCGGGTACATCCGAACACGCTGCGCTACCGGTTGCGGCGGGTGGAGACCGTCCTCGGCATCGACCTGGGCGATCCCGCCGACCGCTTGCTGCTGGAACTCCAGCTGGCGGCGATCCCGATTGCTCAGCCGTAG
- a CDS encoding alkyl/aryl-sulfatase yields MVDGTKTERFDMSRRGLLGVGAGAAAALATGLAVTGCGGDPDPISPSTTQTEPTEAIRDANRRLTDTLPFGDTADFADADRGWIAALEPGTVTDAAGKVVWDTESYDFLAGSCPQSVNPSLWRQSQLTVKQGLYEIAPGFYQIRGLDLSNMTLIEGETGVLVIDPLVSAETAAAGLALYRRHRGDRPVTGLIYSHSHVDHFGGSYGVVTPQDVAAGRCPVIAPAGFLEHAVAENIYAGTAMARRAAYMYGAALPRGPKGQVGAGLGQTTSTGTISLVPPTLDVTRTEQQETVDGVRMVFQLTPGTEAPAEMNIHFPDRRILCMAENATHTLHNIVTLRGALVRDPHVWAKYLTDSINRYGRRCDLVFSSHHWPIWGTDRIVEFLSLQRDMYAYLNDQTLRLLNQGYVGAEIAEMITVPPALAASWSTRGYYGSVSHNVKAVYQRYMGWFDGNPAHLWEHPPVDNARRHVEAMGGADAVLRQAQQAYDAADFRWVVQLVNYVIFADPGNDTAKALQASAFEQLAYGAENATWRNFYLSGAHELRHGPFGTPTAANSAALASALSVEQVFDAMALRIDGPKAWDVRMITDWRISDEGGRIHRVELRNGVLVHYDRFPGDELPAPAATVTLTRPVLIRSLVGGGDLRKNVLSGDIVIDGDATVLAQLPGLVDKPDPNFAIVTP; encoded by the coding sequence GTGGTGGACGGGACGAAGACCGAGCGATTCGACATGTCGCGGCGCGGCCTGCTCGGCGTCGGAGCCGGGGCCGCCGCGGCACTGGCGACCGGCCTGGCCGTCACCGGTTGCGGTGGCGACCCGGATCCGATCAGCCCGTCGACCACCCAGACCGAGCCCACCGAGGCGATCCGGGACGCGAACCGCCGGCTCACCGACACCCTGCCCTTCGGCGACACCGCCGACTTCGCCGACGCCGATCGCGGCTGGATCGCCGCCCTGGAACCCGGCACCGTCACCGACGCCGCGGGAAAGGTGGTGTGGGACACCGAGTCCTACGACTTCCTCGCCGGTTCCTGTCCGCAGTCGGTGAACCCGAGCCTGTGGCGCCAGTCCCAGCTCACCGTGAAACAGGGCCTCTACGAGATCGCGCCCGGCTTCTACCAGATCCGCGGCCTTGACCTGTCGAACATGACGCTCATCGAAGGCGAGACCGGCGTCCTCGTCATCGACCCGCTGGTCTCGGCCGAAACCGCCGCCGCGGGGCTGGCACTGTATCGCCGGCATCGGGGTGACCGGCCGGTGACCGGCCTGATCTACTCGCACTCCCACGTCGACCACTTCGGCGGCAGCTACGGCGTGGTCACCCCGCAGGATGTCGCGGCCGGGCGCTGCCCGGTCATCGCGCCCGCCGGGTTCCTCGAGCACGCGGTCGCGGAGAACATCTACGCGGGGACGGCCATGGCCCGCCGCGCCGCCTACATGTACGGCGCGGCCCTGCCCCGCGGACCGAAAGGTCAGGTGGGCGCGGGTCTCGGACAGACCACCTCGACCGGGACCATCAGCCTGGTTCCGCCCACGCTCGACGTCACCCGCACGGAGCAGCAGGAGACCGTCGACGGTGTCCGCATGGTGTTCCAGCTGACGCCGGGAACCGAGGCGCCCGCGGAGATGAACATCCATTTCCCCGACCGCCGGATCCTGTGCATGGCCGAGAACGCCACCCACACCCTGCACAACATCGTCACCCTGCGCGGGGCGCTGGTCCGCGACCCGCACGTGTGGGCGAAATACCTCACCGATTCCATCAATCGGTACGGCCGTCGCTGCGACCTCGTGTTCTCCTCCCACCACTGGCCGATCTGGGGCACCGACCGGATCGTGGAGTTCCTGTCGCTGCAACGCGACATGTACGCCTACCTCAACGACCAGACCCTGCGACTGCTGAACCAGGGCTATGTCGGCGCCGAGATCGCCGAGATGATCACCGTGCCACCCGCCCTGGCGGCCTCCTGGTCGACCCGCGGCTACTACGGCTCGGTCAGCCACAACGTGAAGGCCGTCTATCAGCGCTACATGGGCTGGTTCGACGGCAATCCCGCGCACCTGTGGGAACACCCGCCGGTGGACAACGCCCGCAGACACGTCGAGGCGATGGGCGGGGCCGACGCCGTGCTGCGGCAGGCGCAACAGGCCTACGACGCCGCCGACTTCCGCTGGGTCGTGCAGCTGGTGAACTACGTGATCTTCGCCGACCCCGGCAACGACACCGCGAAAGCCCTGCAGGCCAGTGCCTTCGAACAGCTCGCCTACGGCGCCGAGAACGCGACCTGGCGCAACTTCTACCTCAGCGGCGCGCACGAACTGCGCCACGGCCCCTTCGGCACCCCCACCGCGGCGAACTCGGCGGCCCTGGCCTCGGCGCTGAGCGTCGAGCAGGTCTTCGACGCCATGGCGCTGCGGATCGACGGTCCCAAGGCCTGGGATGTGCGCATGATCACCGACTGGCGGATCAGCGACGAGGGCGGCCGGATCCACCGGGTGGAACTGCGCAACGGTGTGCTCGTGCACTACGACCGCTTCCCCGGCGACGAACTGCCCGCGCCCGCGGCGACCGTCACCCTCACCCGGCCGGTGCTGATCCGCAGCCTGGTCGGCGGCGGTGACCTGAGGAAGAACGTGCTCAGTGGTGACATCGTCATCGACGGCGATGCCACCGTGCTGGCCCAGCTGCCCGGCCTGGTCGACAAGCCGGACCCGAACTTCGCGATCGTGACGCCGTAG
- a CDS encoding cupin domain-containing protein — protein MSALTRKNFDSPEETRPFEENKGRLDLVELGSGPVGRAVFEPGWRWSQHVKPIAGTDSCQAPHMGYVLSGRMVVQMDGGDQQEFGPGDVMLVPPGHDAWVVGDEACVMLDWQGVADYAKR, from the coding sequence ATGTCTGCCCTGACGCGGAAGAACTTCGATTCACCCGAGGAAACCAGGCCCTTCGAGGAGAACAAGGGCAGGCTCGATCTCGTCGAGCTCGGCAGCGGACCGGTGGGCCGGGCCGTGTTCGAGCCCGGCTGGCGCTGGTCCCAGCACGTCAAGCCGATCGCGGGGACCGACAGCTGTCAGGCACCGCACATGGGCTACGTGCTGTCCGGCCGGATGGTGGTGCAGATGGACGGCGGTGACCAGCAGGAGTTCGGTCCCGGTGACGTGATGCTGGTGCCGCCGGGCCACGACGCATGGGTGGTCGGCGACGAGGCCTGCGTGATGCTCGACTGGCAAGGGGTCGCCGACTACGCCAAGCGGTAG